The following proteins are encoded in a genomic region of Chrysiogenia bacterium:
- a CDS encoding NAD(P)/FAD-dependent oxidoreductase, which yields MADRLKTLESDEFDVVVIGSGMGGLCAAGILAKRGKKVLVIEQHYVAGGNSTIFSRKGYEFDVGIHYIGDCEPNGSIPRILRAAGVTDVEFEEMDPNGYDTIVLPDMEFKFPRGAHNLERALIKAFPREKKGIKRYIKFLRQISAIQKVPGNPISALWVLPRSGLLMRNATKTFKEFLDSCTSDVRLQAIMAGQSGDYAAAPSKASALIGGGLTAHYLKGAYFPKGGGQIMSDKLAEAIEENGGKILLMTKAEKIEIENGKVTGVTFESKRLGRRTVKAPVVISNADIRHTIQNLVDPEHLEEKTLKRTARYEMAPGLGVVYLGIDRDLKAEGHPRTNYWIFPSPDQEPFYAAVERGEILDEPFAFISIASVKDPTNKKVAPEGITNMQVMSLAPCQPEFWGVTEEEVRTGAYQKNETYKKKKEEYAAAVLKTAKRVFPDLEEHIVYKEVSTPLSSRRYTGSETSYGIASTPRQFLNGRPPAQTEVEGLLLCGASTRSGHGIGGVTMSGLQAAAQVLGKDLIKEVMGRANRV from the coding sequence ATGGCGGACCGGCTCAAGACTCTGGAGAGCGACGAATTCGACGTCGTGGTGATCGGCTCGGGCATGGGCGGGCTGTGCGCGGCGGGCATCCTGGCCAAGCGCGGCAAAAAAGTGCTCGTCATCGAGCAGCACTACGTCGCCGGCGGCAACTCCACGATCTTCTCGCGCAAGGGCTACGAGTTCGACGTGGGCATCCACTACATCGGCGACTGCGAGCCCAACGGTTCGATCCCGCGCATTCTGCGCGCCGCGGGCGTCACCGACGTCGAGTTCGAGGAGATGGACCCCAACGGCTACGACACCATCGTGTTGCCCGACATGGAGTTCAAGTTCCCGCGAGGTGCGCACAATCTCGAGCGCGCACTCATCAAGGCCTTTCCCAGAGAGAAGAAGGGGATCAAGCGCTACATCAAGTTCCTTCGACAGATCTCTGCAATCCAGAAAGTGCCGGGCAATCCCATTTCCGCATTGTGGGTACTGCCGCGTTCGGGCCTGCTGATGCGCAATGCCACGAAAACCTTCAAGGAATTCCTCGATTCCTGCACCAGCGACGTGCGCCTGCAGGCGATCATGGCCGGGCAGAGCGGCGACTACGCGGCCGCGCCCAGCAAGGCCTCGGCGCTCATTGGCGGCGGGCTGACCGCGCACTACTTGAAGGGCGCCTACTTCCCCAAGGGCGGCGGCCAGATCATGTCGGACAAGCTCGCCGAGGCCATCGAGGAAAACGGCGGGAAGATTCTGCTGATGACCAAGGCCGAGAAGATCGAGATTGAGAACGGCAAGGTCACGGGCGTCACCTTCGAGAGCAAGCGCCTGGGACGTCGCACGGTCAAAGCGCCGGTCGTGATCTCCAACGCGGACATCCGCCACACGATCCAGAACCTCGTCGATCCCGAGCACCTCGAAGAGAAGACGCTCAAGCGCACCGCGCGCTACGAAATGGCGCCGGGCCTGGGCGTCGTCTACCTGGGCATCGACCGCGACCTCAAGGCCGAGGGTCACCCCCGCACCAACTACTGGATTTTCCCGAGCCCCGACCAGGAGCCCTTCTACGCGGCGGTCGAGCGCGGCGAGATTCTCGACGAGCCCTTCGCGTTCATCTCCATTGCATCGGTAAAAGACCCCACCAACAAGAAGGTCGCGCCCGAGGGGATCACCAACATGCAGGTGATGTCGCTGGCCCCCTGCCAGCCCGAGTTCTGGGGCGTGACCGAGGAAGAAGTGCGCACCGGCGCCTACCAGAAGAACGAGACCTACAAGAAGAAGAAAGAGGAATACGCCGCCGCGGTTCTCAAGACCGCCAAACGCGTCTTCCCCGATCTCGAAGAACACATCGTCTACAAGGAAGTCTCCACCCCGCTCTCCTCGCGCCGCTATACCGGCTCGGAGACATCCTACGGCATTGCCTCGACCCCGCGGCAGTTCCTCAACGGCCGCCCGCCGGCACAGACCGAGGTCGAGGGCCTGCTGCTCTGCGGAGCAAGCACCCGCAGCGGCCACGGCATCGGCGGCGTCACCATGTCGGGCCTCCAGGCGGCCGCCCAGGTGCTGGGCAAGGACCTCATCAAGGAAGTGATGGGCCGCGCCAACCGGGTGTAA
- a CDS encoding IclR family transcriptional regulator: MAVKRQKSDYTIQAVAHALDLLEQFQGDDDELGVTELSKRLGLHKNNVFRLLATLEARGYIEQNGESGNYRLGLKVLELGQTFISQAGMLRQSEALLHELVGKVNETAYVAVVRDGMAVYLNGVEPNRTVRVVSRVGHRLPIFGTAVGKSHAAFWSDEEIRTALKQYPPRAFTPKTIVEPDAIMAKLQETARQGWAIDDEEYELGVRCVAAPVYDYTRRVRGSVSVSGPASRMTPERITKEIVPAIQEAALQLSHQLGYEPAKSSATR, encoded by the coding sequence GTGGCCGTGAAGCGCCAGAAGTCCGATTATACGATTCAGGCCGTTGCCCATGCACTGGACTTGCTCGAGCAGTTCCAGGGGGACGACGACGAGCTCGGCGTGACCGAACTCTCCAAACGCCTGGGTCTGCACAAGAACAACGTCTTTCGTTTGCTCGCCACGCTCGAAGCGCGCGGGTACATCGAACAGAACGGGGAGTCGGGCAACTATCGCCTGGGCCTCAAGGTGCTTGAACTCGGCCAGACCTTCATCAGCCAGGCCGGCATGCTGCGTCAGTCCGAGGCCCTGCTGCACGAACTGGTCGGCAAGGTGAATGAAACCGCCTACGTTGCCGTCGTGCGCGACGGAATGGCCGTTTATCTCAACGGTGTCGAACCCAACCGCACGGTACGCGTGGTTTCGCGCGTTGGCCATCGCCTGCCCATCTTCGGCACGGCGGTCGGAAAATCCCACGCTGCATTCTGGAGCGACGAAGAAATCCGCACCGCGCTCAAGCAGTACCCGCCGCGCGCGTTCACACCGAAGACCATCGTTGAACCCGACGCGATCATGGCCAAGCTTCAGGAGACGGCCCGCCAGGGCTGGGCAATCGATGACGAGGAATACGAACTCGGCGTTCGCTGCGTAGCGGCGCCGGTTTATGATTACACCAGACGCGTGCGCGGATCGGTGTCGGTTTCGGGGCCGGCCTCGCGCATGACGCCCGAGCGCATCACCAAGGAAATCGTGCCGGCCATTCAGGAAGCGGCACTTCAGCTCTCACACCAGCTCGGGTACGAACCGGCGAAGTCCTCGGCGACTCGCTAG
- a CDS encoding OmpA family protein has translation MSRHLKHTLLIALALLTAACGKSIHTESIKPKVLLEPVQCVAVMPFENLTPYPRAGEIVADFFASELYARRQFRVIDRMEVQQAARQVNLRIPNRISSDFARKLGEQLNVDGVFYGSVSEYWYPNTAGTEQSDQLLKGDEPAVGVNARLIAVETGEMLWSSSASRSSYSVFADRRDPLARISQVLLNEMVDQLARQMEGRQINVGEPCGGKLEPMDGRFHGIVKSAQTGGPVQKAAMLIKEPEEMRVDVNPDSGAYLTPPIPAGTVEYTVIADGYEAVKGTIDVISNRNLEQDIAMTPRAMAKKKEVVRPAIVGGRVLDAGGLPVAAVVRFDPDPGFGPIKTNADTGRFRKEINPGSYTAIFTADGFKPKEKAVRLESGQNFFVEVTLDPVQPEKPEGAQLEKDRIALQDQINFVTGSDRLAESSYPALLQVADIIKKNPNVKLVQVEGHTDDRGGAQTNQRLSQKRAEAVVQFLVQSGVEAGRLTAIGFGEAVPIADNSTEAGRARNRRVEFTILEQN, from the coding sequence ATGTCGCGACATCTGAAACACACACTGCTGATCGCACTGGCGCTGCTCACCGCGGCGTGCGGCAAATCGATCCACACCGAATCCATCAAGCCCAAGGTCCTGCTGGAGCCGGTTCAGTGCGTCGCGGTGATGCCCTTCGAGAACCTGACGCCCTACCCGCGCGCCGGTGAGATCGTTGCCGATTTCTTCGCCTCCGAGCTCTACGCCCGGCGCCAGTTCCGCGTCATCGACCGCATGGAGGTGCAGCAGGCCGCCCGTCAGGTGAACCTGCGCATTCCCAACCGCATCAGCTCCGATTTTGCCCGCAAGCTCGGCGAGCAGCTCAACGTCGACGGCGTCTTCTACGGCAGCGTCTCCGAATACTGGTATCCCAACACGGCCGGAACCGAGCAGTCCGACCAGCTCCTCAAGGGTGATGAGCCTGCCGTCGGCGTGAACGCGCGCCTCATTGCGGTCGAGACCGGCGAAATGCTCTGGTCCTCTTCTGCCTCGCGCAGTTCCTACTCCGTCTTTGCCGATCGCCGCGACCCGCTCGCGCGCATCAGCCAGGTATTGCTCAACGAAATGGTCGATCAGCTCGCCCGTCAGATGGAGGGTCGCCAGATCAACGTCGGCGAGCCCTGCGGCGGGAAACTCGAACCCATGGACGGGCGCTTCCACGGCATCGTGAAGAGCGCGCAGACCGGTGGGCCGGTACAAAAAGCCGCCATGCTCATCAAGGAACCCGAAGAAATGCGGGTGGACGTCAATCCCGATTCGGGCGCCTATCTCACGCCGCCCATCCCGGCCGGCACGGTCGAGTACACGGTCATTGCCGACGGCTATGAAGCCGTCAAAGGTACCATCGACGTCATTTCCAATCGCAACCTGGAGCAGGACATTGCGATGACTCCGCGCGCGATGGCGAAGAAAAAGGAAGTCGTGCGCCCGGCCATCGTGGGTGGTCGCGTGCTCGATGCCGGCGGCCTGCCGGTTGCGGCAGTTGTGCGCTTCGATCCCGACCCGGGATTCGGCCCCATCAAGACGAACGCCGACACCGGCCGGTTCCGCAAGGAAATCAATCCCGGCAGCTACACCGCGATCTTCACCGCCGATGGATTCAAGCCCAAGGAGAAGGCCGTTCGCCTGGAGTCGGGACAGAACTTCTTCGTCGAAGTGACGCTCGATCCCGTGCAGCCCGAAAAGCCCGAAGGCGCGCAGCTCGAGAAAGACCGCATCGCCCTGCAGGACCAGATCAACTTTGTCACCGGCAGCGACCGGCTGGCCGAGTCGAGCTACCCGGCCCTGCTGCAGGTGGCCGACATCATCAAGAAGAATCCCAACGTGAAGCTCGTTCAGGTCGAGGGTCACACCGATGACCGCGGCGGGGCCCAGACCAATCAACGCCTCTCCCAGAAGCGGGCGGAGGCCGTCGTACAGTTCCTGGTCCAGTCGGGCGTGGAGGCCGGACGGCTTACCGCCATCGGCTTTGGCGAGGCAGTTCCGATTGCCGACAATTCCACCGAAGCCGGCCGCGCGCGCAACCGCCGGGTCGAGTTTACGATTCTCGAACAGAACTGA
- the dnaK gene encoding molecular chaperone DnaK: MGKVVGIDLGTSNSCVACVIDGKAVVLKDTEGRNTQPSVVSFPEGQNPIVGVDAKKRTVVDPRNTVYSAKRLIGRKIFSEEVGKAKEVCAYQIVEGPNSDVRINIRDRDYSLPEISAMVLKKMKQIAEEAMGEEVTQAVITCPAYFNDGQRQATKDAGRIAGLDILRVINEPTAAALAYGYGKGLQQRVVIYDLGGGTFDVSVLEIGNDVFEVISTSGDTYLGGDDFDDRILQFLADEFKKSNKYDVSGDPETMQKLKALSERVKWALSERTEVKVNVPNFVLTPNGPLHLDTTLTRNNFQQMCLDLVQRSFHVCDEALQNARLTINDIDSVIMVGGSTRMPAIRSAVEKYFFKTPHIGVDPDEVVAIGAAIQGASLTNATQDSLLLDVTPLSLGIGTVGGLIKHLIEKNTPIPTEQMHTFTTTRDNQDTVRISVFQGESTKQEENEMLGEFTLTGIRRALQGEPQIQVSFEIDTDGIVHVSAKDLDTGQEQSISITAYGALSEEEIQRMQESSPDIQA; this comes from the coding sequence ATGGGCAAGGTCGTCGGAATCGACCTCGGAACCTCGAACAGTTGCGTTGCGTGCGTCATTGACGGCAAGGCAGTCGTTCTCAAGGACACGGAAGGCCGCAACACGCAGCCCTCGGTTGTTTCTTTTCCCGAGGGCCAGAATCCCATCGTGGGCGTGGACGCCAAGAAGCGCACCGTTGTCGACCCGCGCAACACCGTCTACTCCGCCAAGCGCCTGATCGGCCGTAAAATCTTCAGTGAAGAAGTCGGCAAGGCCAAGGAAGTCTGCGCCTACCAGATTGTTGAAGGACCGAACTCCGACGTTCGCATCAACATTCGCGACCGCGATTATTCGCTTCCTGAGATCAGCGCAATGGTGCTGAAAAAGATGAAGCAAATCGCCGAAGAGGCCATGGGCGAGGAAGTCACGCAGGCAGTGATTACCTGTCCGGCTTACTTCAATGACGGCCAGCGCCAGGCAACCAAGGACGCCGGGCGCATCGCGGGTCTCGACATTCTGCGCGTCATCAACGAACCAACCGCCGCGGCGCTGGCCTATGGATACGGCAAGGGCCTGCAGCAGCGCGTGGTGATCTACGATCTTGGCGGCGGCACCTTCGACGTTTCCGTGCTGGAGATCGGCAACGACGTGTTCGAAGTGATCAGCACCTCGGGTGATACCTACCTGGGCGGCGACGACTTCGACGACCGCATCCTGCAGTTCCTCGCCGACGAGTTCAAGAAGTCCAACAAGTACGACGTCAGCGGCGATCCCGAGACGATGCAGAAACTCAAGGCGCTTTCCGAGCGCGTGAAGTGGGCCCTGTCCGAGCGCACCGAAGTGAAGGTCAACGTGCCCAACTTCGTGCTCACGCCCAACGGGCCGCTGCATCTGGACACGACGCTCACCCGCAACAATTTCCAGCAGATGTGCCTGGACCTGGTTCAGCGCTCCTTCCACGTCTGCGACGAGGCACTGCAGAATGCGCGCCTGACAATCAACGACATCGACAGCGTCATCATGGTCGGTGGCTCGACGCGTATGCCGGCCATCCGCAGCGCGGTGGAGAAGTATTTCTTCAAGACTCCCCACATCGGCGTCGATCCCGATGAGGTTGTCGCCATCGGCGCGGCCATTCAGGGCGCCTCGCTCACCAACGCGACGCAGGATTCACTGCTGCTCGACGTCACGCCGCTCTCGTTGGGCATCGGCACCGTCGGCGGGCTGATCAAACACCTGATCGAAAAGAACACCCCGATTCCGACAGAACAGATGCACACCTTCACCACGACCCGCGACAACCAGGACACGGTGCGCATCAGCGTGTTCCAGGGCGAGTCGACCAAGCAGGAAGAGAACGAAATGCTCGGCGAGTTCACGCTGACCGGCATTCGCCGCGCCCTGCAGGGTGAGCCGCAGATTCAGGTTTCGTTCGAGATCGATACCGACGGCATTGTCCACGTATCCGCCAAGGATCTGGACACGGGCCAGGAACAGTCGATTTCGATCACGGCCTACGGCGCGCTTTCGGAAGAAGAAATTCAGCGAATGCAGGAATCCTCGCCGGACATTCAGGCGTAG
- a CDS encoding ArsA family ATPase, whose translation MIELLDKRLLINSGKGGVGKTTISCALAVAAARQGKRVLLAESDTKTETFGRLHEIFQVPELAFEEREIYPNLYACALDPDHALEEYVVNIIKIRALFRAVFERDVIKRAYYAAPGIKELAILVKLWRMCGGLGNKRPYDLVVYDAPATGHGMFFLKMPQVLIDVLGSGPLPNMAKDLLKFLHDPAKTRLNLVTLPLEMPVVETLEYLDQIGHGMDVQVGGVFLNALHPDPVVENLEDDYLRILSDPAAQQAIGKTFGDGPLGPALIQCTDAVRQRHHREQAMAEKLRRPNIPLIEVPYIFAERFDKTTILGIAKDLEGKVR comes from the coding sequence ATGATCGAGCTTCTGGACAAGCGTCTGCTCATCAACTCGGGCAAGGGCGGGGTCGGCAAGACGACAATTTCCTGTGCGTTGGCGGTCGCCGCCGCGCGGCAGGGCAAGCGCGTGCTGCTGGCCGAAAGTGATACAAAGACCGAGACCTTCGGCCGCCTCCACGAAATTTTCCAGGTGCCCGAGCTCGCCTTCGAGGAGCGCGAGATTTATCCCAACCTCTACGCCTGCGCGCTCGATCCCGACCACGCCCTCGAAGAATACGTCGTGAACATCATCAAGATCCGCGCCCTGTTTCGCGCCGTGTTCGAGCGCGACGTCATCAAGCGCGCCTACTACGCCGCGCCGGGCATCAAGGAGCTGGCCATTCTGGTCAAGCTCTGGCGCATGTGCGGCGGCCTTGGCAACAAGCGGCCCTACGACCTGGTTGTCTACGACGCGCCGGCGACCGGACACGGCATGTTCTTCCTGAAGATGCCGCAGGTCCTCATCGACGTGCTCGGCTCGGGCCCCCTGCCCAACATGGCCAAGGACCTGCTCAAATTCCTGCACGATCCGGCCAAGACGCGGCTCAACCTGGTAACCCTCCCGCTGGAGATGCCGGTGGTGGAGACGCTCGAATACCTCGACCAGATCGGTCACGGCATGGACGTGCAGGTGGGCGGCGTGTTTCTGAACGCGCTGCATCCCGATCCGGTCGTTGAGAATCTCGAAGACGACTACCTGCGCATTCTCTCTGATCCGGCCGCGCAGCAGGCCATCGGCAAGACCTTCGGCGACGGCCCGCTCGGGCCGGCGCTCATCCAGTGCACCGACGCTGTGCGCCAGCGTCACCACCGCGAGCAGGCCATGGCCGAGAAACTGCGCCGGCCCAATATTCCGCTCATCGAGGTTCCCTACATTTTCGCCGAGCGATTCGACAAGACGACCATCCTGGGAATCGCCAAGGACCTGGAGGGCAAGGTCCGATGA
- a CDS encoding DnaJ domain-containing protein: MSYTPEQLAQIAKAAMMLDQMDYFQVLRVPHDANAADVKSAFFKQSKTWHPDRFYRRVPEDTYRQVMDVYKRISEAYSILRDENLRKLYIKRVTGPNRAQNLRYDKSAEEAKARAKKDEDVAQTEPGKRYVKLAATSINQKNFPSADMNLKLAMSMESENDELKAFYYKFRRDHMKAELTEEQAELLAQFED; encoded by the coding sequence ATGTCCTACACCCCGGAACAACTGGCCCAGATCGCCAAAGCGGCGATGATGCTCGACCAGATGGATTACTTCCAAGTTCTCCGCGTCCCGCACGATGCCAACGCCGCGGATGTAAAAAGCGCCTTCTTCAAACAGTCGAAAACCTGGCACCCCGATCGTTTCTACCGCCGCGTCCCCGAGGATACGTACCGGCAGGTCATGGACGTCTACAAGCGTATTTCGGAGGCCTACTCCATCCTGCGCGACGAGAACCTGCGCAAGCTCTATATCAAGCGAGTCACGGGGCCCAATCGCGCGCAGAATCTGCGCTACGACAAGTCCGCCGAAGAGGCCAAGGCCCGCGCCAAGAAGGACGAGGACGTCGCACAGACCGAACCCGGCAAGCGCTACGTCAAGCTGGCCGCCACGAGCATCAATCAGAAGAACTTCCCCAGCGCCGACATGAACTTAAAGCTCGCGATGAGCATGGAATCGGAGAACGACGAGCTGAAGGCGTTCTACTACAAGTTCCGCCGCGACCACATGAAGGCCGAGCTCACCGAAGAGCAGGCCGAACTGCTGGCCCAGTTCGAAGACTGA
- a CDS encoding ArsA family ATPase produces MTLQELIASKRVLLCCGSGGVGKTSVSASLGLAAALQGRKVCVLTIDPARRLATAMGIDLEENAQNKIAPETFEAAGLKPRGELYATMLHAKKTFDELVAKYASSPEARDRLLGTPAYQHGSAALTDSPEYMATEKLYELYHECDYDLIIVDTPPLKHALDFLTAPTRFQGMLTGNPMIRMLVDAFKAAQNSRGGFLQRLGKASMFRILSMVTGEKAIRDAGEFFSAFADLMGGFTDRAQAIERLFQSDDCALLVVTSPNLITIEEALFLHEKITGYGMHNSGFIVNRVEPNYFRSLESEPEAEKLLGVLEKAPKIEGVPGELMHTLVGNMRHHEMRRRTEDKNVALLERQLSKTQFIARVPELPKDVADLKGLSVLAGHLNPQD; encoded by the coding sequence ATGACGCTGCAGGAACTCATCGCTTCGAAGCGCGTGCTGCTGTGTTGCGGCTCGGGCGGCGTGGGCAAAACGAGCGTCAGCGCCTCGCTGGGGCTGGCCGCTGCCCTGCAGGGACGCAAGGTCTGCGTGCTCACCATCGACCCGGCGCGCCGCCTGGCGACGGCCATGGGCATCGATCTCGAAGAGAACGCGCAGAACAAGATCGCGCCGGAGACTTTCGAGGCCGCGGGGCTCAAGCCCAGGGGCGAGCTCTACGCCACGATGCTGCACGCGAAGAAGACCTTCGACGAGCTTGTGGCCAAGTACGCCTCCAGCCCCGAGGCGCGCGACCGGCTGCTCGGCACACCCGCCTACCAGCACGGCTCGGCCGCGCTGACCGATTCGCCCGAATACATGGCGACCGAAAAACTCTACGAGCTCTACCACGAGTGTGACTACGACCTGATCATCGTCGACACGCCGCCGCTCAAGCACGCCCTGGATTTCCTCACCGCGCCGACGCGCTTTCAGGGAATGCTCACGGGAAACCCGATGATCCGGATGCTGGTGGACGCATTCAAGGCCGCGCAGAATTCACGCGGAGGCTTTCTGCAGCGCCTGGGCAAGGCGAGCATGTTCCGCATCCTCTCCATGGTGACGGGCGAGAAAGCCATTCGCGATGCCGGCGAGTTCTTCAGCGCCTTCGCCGACCTGATGGGCGGCTTTACCGACCGCGCGCAGGCGATCGAACGGCTCTTCCAGAGCGATGATTGCGCCCTGCTGGTGGTGACCTCCCCGAACCTCATCACCATCGAGGAAGCGCTCTTCCTGCACGAAAAAATCACGGGTTACGGGATGCACAACTCGGGATTCATCGTGAACCGGGTCGAGCCCAACTACTTCCGCAGCCTGGAAAGCGAGCCCGAAGCCGAGAAGCTTCTGGGCGTGCTCGAAAAAGCACCGAAGATCGAGGGCGTTCCCGGCGAGCTGATGCACACGCTTGTCGGGAACATGCGCCACCATGAAATGCGGCGGCGCACCGAGGACAAGAACGTCGCCCTGCTCGAGCGCCAGCTCTCAAAGACCCAGTTCATTGCCCGCGTCCCCGAGCTGCCCAAGGACGTTGCCGACCTCAAGGGGCTCTCCGTGCTGGCCGGTCATCTCAATCCGCAGGACTGA
- a CDS encoding MaoC family dehydratase N-terminal domain-containing protein, with product MADQVYFEDVQEGTEIPTLTKDEINRVQLVKYAGASGDYNPLHYDEDFAKAAGMPNGCIAHGMLSMGFVGQLLSDWISPAGKVKEFGVRFTSMTDMKDKVICKGRVVRTWQENGENLAECEVTSETNRGNVTTKGRAVVALPSRG from the coding sequence ATGGCAGATCAGGTTTACTTCGAGGACGTTCAGGAGGGCACGGAAATCCCGACCCTCACCAAGGACGAAATCAACCGGGTGCAGCTCGTAAAATATGCGGGCGCCAGCGGCGACTACAACCCGCTGCACTATGACGAGGATTTTGCCAAGGCTGCCGGGATGCCCAATGGGTGCATCGCCCACGGCATGCTCAGCATGGGGTTTGTCGGCCAGCTTCTGAGCGACTGGATCTCACCGGCCGGCAAGGTAAAAGAATTTGGTGTCCGTTTTACTTCCATGACGGACATGAAAGACAAGGTCATCTGCAAGGGGCGAGTGGTGCGCACCTGGCAGGAAAATGGCGAGAACCTCGCCGAGTGCGAGGTCACCAGTGAGACGAACCGGGGCAACGTCACGACCAAGGGTCGGGCCGTTGTTGCGCTCCCTTCGAGGGGCTGA